From the genome of Thermoflexus hugenholtzii, one region includes:
- a CDS encoding cell wall metabolism sensor histidine kinase WalK codes for MWAVELRWVVVFLALYTAAVFFLGRWHARRSGFRFPLDPAPLGVLRLSPDLRYTEANPAARQILGLNAPQGRLPEAGWRALLEEDLQAARATGVGRSRLVSLAGERALRWWVVPEPSGAWLFVIEDRGAYSGFQSMRRLLAGLAHELRTPLATLLTHLQVLQLPAVAPEIRSQSLRILEEETRRMIRMVHAVLDLGQLSSGEPLALRPLSIAAVAEAAVAEKLPEAQARQQSLSLEIEEELPEVWGDADRLKQVFLNLLDNAIRYSRPGDRIAVILRPVPEGVQCEVIDTGPGIPPEHLPYITEPFYRGEAPEATGAGLGLAIVAEILRHHQAHLEIESRTEGETGTCVRFVLPATKAV; via the coding sequence ATGTGGGCCGTCGAGCTCCGCTGGGTGGTTGTGTTCCTGGCCCTCTATACTGCCGCAGTCTTCTTCCTCGGCCGATGGCACGCCCGCCGCTCCGGATTTCGCTTTCCCCTGGATCCTGCCCCTCTGGGCGTCCTCCGATTGAGCCCGGATCTCCGCTACACGGAGGCCAACCCGGCCGCCCGGCAGATCCTGGGGCTGAACGCCCCCCAGGGGAGGCTCCCCGAAGCCGGCTGGCGCGCTTTGCTGGAGGAGGACCTTCAAGCCGCGCGGGCCACGGGAGTCGGCCGATCCCGCCTGGTCTCCCTGGCCGGGGAGCGCGCTCTGCGCTGGTGGGTGGTGCCGGAACCGTCCGGCGCGTGGCTGTTTGTAATAGAAGACCGGGGGGCCTATTCCGGATTTCAGTCGATGCGGCGGCTCCTGGCCGGGCTGGCCCATGAGCTCCGCACGCCTCTGGCCACCCTGCTCACCCACCTGCAGGTCCTCCAGCTCCCAGCCGTCGCTCCGGAAATCCGATCCCAGTCCCTTCGCATCCTCGAGGAAGAGACCCGCCGGATGATCCGGATGGTCCACGCCGTCCTGGACCTGGGTCAGCTGAGCAGCGGGGAACCCCTGGCTCTCCGCCCCCTCTCCATCGCCGCGGTGGCCGAAGCGGCCGTGGCGGAGAAGCTCCCCGAGGCCCAGGCCCGCCAGCAATCTCTGAGCCTGGAGATTGAAGAAGAGTTGCCCGAAGTCTGGGGGGATGCGGATCGCTTGAAGCAGGTTTTCCTGAATCTGCTGGATAACGCCATCCGCTACAGCCGCCCCGGAGATCGCATCGCGGTGATCCTCCGACCCGTCCCCGAAGGGGTGCAGTGCGAGGTGATCGACACCGGTCCCGGGATCCCCCCGGAGCATCTTCCCTACATCACCGAGCCGTTCTATCGCGGGGAGGCCCCGGAGGCGACAGGGGCCGGGCTGGGACTGGCCATCGTGGCCGAGATCCTGCGCCATCACCAGGCCCATCTGGAGATCGAGAGCCGGACGGAAGGAGAGACCGGGACATGCGTTCGCTTCGTCCTGCCCGCAACGAAAGCGGTCTGA
- a CDS encoding CvpA family protein: MVFDVVLVLGALASGYMGGHRGLIKQALSLAFVYFSLLFAVSLQAALVGAFARAVGVVTVETAIFFYIVLFLIPYILLEIVSFISYRATRILFLGFLDPILGGVLGVIWWLVFVGAVLTMIFYSLTVPWTWRLAPIAAALRGDFEASSTLPILATLFKTYAIAPLRLAMNPLPAILTGWP; this comes from the coding sequence ATGGTGTTCGATGTGGTGCTGGTGCTGGGCGCGCTGGCCAGCGGTTACATGGGAGGGCATAGAGGGCTGATCAAGCAGGCCCTCAGCCTGGCTTTCGTCTACTTCTCGCTTCTGTTCGCCGTGAGCCTTCAGGCAGCGCTGGTGGGCGCCTTCGCGCGCGCCGTGGGAGTGGTCACCGTCGAGACCGCCATTTTCTTTTACATTGTCCTCTTCCTGATCCCCTACATCCTCCTGGAGATCGTAAGCTTCATCTCCTACCGGGCGACGCGGATCCTCTTCCTGGGGTTTCTGGATCCCATCCTGGGAGGCGTGCTGGGGGTCATCTGGTGGCTGGTCTTCGTGGGGGCGGTCCTGACGATGATCTTTTACAGCCTGACGGTGCCGTGGACCTGGCGGCTGGCCCCGATCGCGGCTGCCCTGCGGGGGGACTTCGAGGCTTCCAGCACGCTGCCGATCCTGGCGACGCTGTTTAAGACCTACGCCATCGCCCCGCTCCGGCTGGCCATGAACCCGCTGCCGGCGATCCTGACGGGATGGCCTTGA
- a CDS encoding alkaline phosphatase family protein, giving the protein MGRRALGWLSLILILSLIGWGSVRLALFSWNSVVAYRSPYLAADLPAPPSTPPLTERVVLVVIDGLRQDTAAAAMPTLNRLAARGARYIVRTGEPSLSYPGWTVIGSGAWQGLSGVTTNWFQGPVPVDSIFREAHGAGLRVVGAGTGGWKELFGPWFDRLEVPDVPLDRPEEVDRLDEALLARGLDLLRDPQARLVLIYFAGPDEYGHAFGGASPAYREMVRRTDERLARVAAAMDLSRETLIVTTDHGHIDTGGHGGWEPIVKEVPLVMVGKGIQAGVEGQGTQADIAPTVAALLGVPIPTHAMGRPLLEALEGPSEALDAIARASAGQRAALIHRVEAVLGRPPTSFPEVVAAADLRAFDEAAARALAQAYGEQLARDRLRRAPVALLGLALIAIGAVLLFRPPHRAGILTGALLFLGIVWGLYFGRGYRWSLSVFNTEAQIEAFFMARVLDALLGLMAVALLLGIWKGRRWGEAWEGILRAYGGIALLFAFQVLLFYWAYGVSFPWGLPDLGWGFKYYLDLLTLSAFYLSLPGLPDPAGVPMALVGPALGASIGRAGRWLREALVHRGPREQAP; this is encoded by the coding sequence ATGGGCCGGCGGGCGCTTGGGTGGCTTTCCCTCATCCTGATCCTGAGCCTGATAGGCTGGGGCAGCGTTCGGTTGGCGTTGTTCTCCTGGAACAGCGTGGTGGCGTATCGAAGCCCCTACCTCGCGGCGGACCTTCCCGCGCCGCCCTCCACGCCACCCCTGACCGAACGGGTGGTCCTGGTGGTCATCGATGGCCTGCGCCAGGACACGGCGGCCGCGGCCATGCCGACCCTGAACCGGCTGGCCGCGCGGGGGGCTCGCTACATCGTCCGGACCGGCGAGCCCTCCCTCTCGTATCCGGGGTGGACGGTCATCGGCAGCGGGGCCTGGCAGGGACTCAGCGGGGTCACCACGAACTGGTTCCAGGGCCCGGTCCCGGTGGACTCCATCTTCCGGGAGGCTCACGGGGCGGGCCTTCGGGTGGTGGGGGCCGGCACGGGTGGATGGAAGGAGCTCTTCGGCCCCTGGTTCGATCGCCTGGAGGTGCCCGATGTGCCCCTGGATCGCCCCGAGGAGGTCGATCGCCTGGATGAAGCGCTCCTGGCCCGCGGGCTGGACCTGCTGCGGGACCCGCAAGCCCGTCTGGTCCTCATCTACTTCGCCGGACCGGACGAATACGGCCACGCCTTCGGGGGCGCTTCCCCCGCCTACCGGGAGATGGTCCGGCGGACGGATGAGCGGCTGGCCCGGGTGGCGGCGGCGATGGACCTGAGCCGCGAGACCCTGATCGTGACCACCGATCACGGCCATATCGACACGGGCGGCCACGGCGGCTGGGAGCCCATCGTCAAAGAGGTGCCCCTGGTGATGGTCGGGAAAGGGATCCAGGCGGGCGTGGAAGGGCAGGGGACCCAGGCGGACATCGCGCCCACGGTGGCGGCCCTGCTGGGCGTTCCGATCCCGACGCATGCGATGGGGCGTCCGCTGCTGGAAGCGCTGGAAGGGCCTTCAGAAGCCCTGGACGCCATCGCTCGGGCCTCCGCGGGACAGCGGGCCGCCCTGATCCATCGGGTGGAGGCGGTCCTGGGACGGCCGCCGACCTCCTTCCCGGAGGTGGTCGCGGCGGCGGATCTCCGCGCTTTCGATGAGGCGGCGGCCCGGGCGCTGGCTCAGGCGTATGGGGAGCAGTTGGCGCGAGATCGCCTGAGGCGGGCTCCCGTGGCCCTCCTCGGCCTGGCGCTGATCGCCATCGGGGCGGTCCTTCTGTTCCGACCGCCCCATCGCGCCGGGATCCTAACAGGGGCGCTGCTCTTCCTGGGGATCGTGTGGGGGCTCTACTTCGGGCGCGGATACCGATGGTCCCTCTCGGTGTTCAACACCGAGGCCCAGATCGAGGCCTTCTTCATGGCCCGGGTGCTGGATGCCCTGCTGGGCCTGATGGCGGTGGCGTTGCTTCTTGGGATCTGGAAAGGACGTCGCTGGGGGGAGGCCTGGGAAGGGATCCTGCGGGCGTATGGGGGGATCGCCCTGCTCTTCGCCTTCCAGGTGTTGCTCTTCTACTGGGCGTATGGGGTTTCCTTCCCCTGGGGCCTTCCGGACCTGGGGTGGGGGTTCAAGTATTACCTGGATCTGCTGACCCTGAGCGCCTTCTATCTGAGCCTGCCCGGCCTCCCGGATCCGGCGGGCGTGCCGATGGCCCTGGTGGGCCCGGCCCTGGGGGCCAGCATCGGCCGCGCGGGGCGCTGGCTCCGGGAGGCCCTGGTCCATCGGGGGCCGCGCGAGCAGGCCCCTTGA
- a CDS encoding CHRD domain-containing protein produces the protein MGRLWRRWVGILLVLGILGMASVSSSRAMASGGREAFPGNFVAVLSGGEEVPPVPTRARGVALFEVAPDGSAIHYKLIVANIHNVFMAHIHLGARGVNGPIVVFLFGPVSPGGGRFDGVLAEGTITAAHLTGPLAGKSLHDLLEAMASGNAYVNVHTDDGVAPKNTGPGDMATGEIRGQIDHRVFPAFRP, from the coding sequence ATGGGACGTCTATGGCGGCGATGGGTGGGGATCCTGCTGGTTCTCGGGATCCTGGGGATGGCTTCGGTTTCCTCCTCCCGGGCGATGGCTTCCGGAGGGCGGGAAGCCTTCCCGGGGAATTTCGTCGCCGTTCTCTCCGGGGGCGAGGAGGTCCCGCCGGTGCCGACCCGGGCGCGAGGCGTGGCCCTGTTTGAGGTCGCGCCGGATGGATCGGCGATCCACTACAAGCTGATCGTCGCCAACATCCACAACGTGTTCATGGCCCACATCCACCTGGGCGCGCGCGGGGTGAACGGTCCAATCGTGGTTTTCCTGTTCGGCCCTGTGTCGCCGGGCGGGGGCCGTTTCGACGGCGTGCTGGCGGAGGGGACGATCACCGCAGCTCACCTGACGGGTCCGCTGGCCGGGAAATCCCTTCATGACTTGCTCGAGGCGATGGCCAGCGGCAACGCCTATGTGAACGTGCATACGGACGATGGCGTAGCGCCGAAGAACACAGGGCCTGGGGATATGGCCACCGGAGAGATCCGGGGGCAGATCGATCATCGGGTCTTTCCAGCGTTCCGTCCTTAG
- a CDS encoding GYD domain-containing protein, producing MPLYAILTRLSPEALARPGAIQELGAKVSEALQAQVPEARWVASYAVLGPCDYLDIIEAPNEEVAARASAVIRTLGHATTETWVLIPWERFKAIAP from the coding sequence ATGCCCCTTTATGCCATTCTCACGCGGCTCTCGCCGGAAGCCCTCGCCCGCCCGGGGGCGATCCAGGAGCTGGGGGCGAAGGTGAGCGAGGCCCTCCAGGCTCAGGTCCCGGAGGCCCGATGGGTGGCCAGCTACGCCGTCCTCGGGCCGTGCGATTACCTGGACATCATCGAGGCGCCCAACGAGGAGGTGGCGGCCCGGGCCAGCGCGGTGATCCGCACCCTGGGCCACGCCACCACCGAGACCTGGGTGCTGATCCCCTGGGAGCGCTTCAAGGCCATCGCCCCATAA
- a CDS encoding serine protease yields MRFRILLILTLILGMVGLLRAAPVAAVQYGQPDGYGHPYVGLVVFYDEHKVPLWRCTGALVSPTVLLTAGHCTGSDPELGFAPSYAQVWFDPGPIARDPAWKPGMSCEGGSFTGYPCAGGFWGTPHAHPGWTGYLTIPNTHDIGVVTFDESLPAEATRGQYGHIAPQGYLDGLATRRGLQDVQFTVVGYGLQLVKPVYLGERTRYVGTVSLVNLRSALTDGYNLHYSNSPGKGVGPGGTCFGDSGGPVLHRAEDGKEVIVGVNSFVLNANCKGAAFAYRTDIRDSLEFLAGFWDTP; encoded by the coding sequence ATGCGGTTCCGGATCCTGTTGATCCTAACGCTGATCCTGGGGATGGTGGGGCTGCTCCGCGCGGCCCCCGTTGCGGCTGTGCAATACGGCCAGCCGGATGGATACGGTCACCCCTACGTGGGCCTCGTGGTCTTCTATGATGAACACAAGGTTCCCCTCTGGCGCTGCACCGGGGCCCTGGTCTCGCCCACGGTGCTGCTGACGGCCGGCCATTGCACCGGCTCCGACCCCGAGCTCGGCTTCGCCCCCTCCTACGCCCAGGTCTGGTTCGATCCGGGGCCGATCGCACGGGACCCTGCCTGGAAGCCTGGGATGTCCTGTGAGGGGGGCTCTTTCACCGGCTATCCATGCGCCGGCGGCTTCTGGGGGACCCCCCATGCCCACCCGGGGTGGACCGGTTATCTGACCATCCCGAACACCCATGACATCGGGGTGGTGACGTTCGATGAGTCCCTCCCGGCGGAGGCGACGCGGGGACAATACGGCCACATCGCTCCCCAGGGCTACCTGGACGGCCTGGCCACCCGGCGGGGGCTGCAGGATGTGCAGTTCACCGTGGTGGGCTACGGCCTGCAGCTGGTGAAGCCGGTGTACCTCGGGGAGCGCACCCGCTATGTGGGGACGGTGAGCCTGGTCAACCTCCGCAGCGCCCTCACCGATGGCTACAACCTCCACTACTCCAACAGCCCGGGGAAGGGCGTGGGGCCGGGCGGCACCTGCTTCGGCGACTCCGGCGGGCCGGTGCTCCACCGCGCGGAGGATGGGAAGGAGGTGATCGTCGGGGTCAACTCCTTCGTCCTCAACGCCAACTGCAAGGGCGCCGCCTTCGCTTATCGGACGGATATCCGGGATTCCCTTGAGTTTCTGGCAGGGTTCTGGGACACACCGTGA
- a CDS encoding 5'-nucleotidase C-terminal domain-containing protein, producing the protein MFTHSARWMRRAMALAAVAMILVGAVPTGPAAPTPPTKPTVDRIIIFAADGMRPDLMERYAREGLMPTFAELLHRGAVGENGLIQAFPPNTGVGWYTLATGTGPGEHGSTNNTFHRTGDVFTGRTSFATFGILQADTLLQAAERAGKKVASVEWVGARNLNPPLQGPVVDFRTFFSMRGVLVNYDLPGQPAGAQAFGLAYERVDLRPAAGWTNLPPSFSPPMEAVLVITSTATAVNPHRTYYVLIYDSTDDGRTDYDRVILDTDKDASVVAANLRQGEWADIKVSLTGSRAGQTAGFYVKVIDLTPDLSRFRLYFTSVTRINASFNARGAEGSQAFEETLARDFPTATAADFAPLEAGLVDEETYVEQGLFWEDAHHRILEYILTVAQPDTEVLFLGYPVTDEFSHQFMALVTPTAPDGTPNPVYDDADRDGMPDGRVAVREGFIRRAYQGADATLGLARRRMPGAAVFASSDHGFAPQWKAVNARRVLYEASVKGVSLHASGATATGNCGAATTDLAKACWAGGTVQIYVNPSLPSGITYEDVRNAAIEAFANLRDPDHPSAKVVDRIFKKEELRNLPGGDSLHPNRSGDVVVVLFPPYQFDAPTPGVKIADAPFFGQHGYMPDLVDLEHNINMRAVFLAAGPGIRPMRISGVRAIDFAPTIAFYLGIPGPRNASGRILYELFEGRGRTHHDVKWKEITILTVNDFHGNLLPRSERADTVGPSFSIGGAAFLKAWFDRFRAEARGETLILAAGDSVGATPPISNFFGDRPTIEIWNMVGLHADVLGNHEFDRGATYLRTVLIPLARYPYLSANVVDQSTLRTPSEWKPSWVFEVDGVPIGVIGFTTPDTPQLVFPGRMENFIVTDPLPAIQREADQLRARGVRVIVGVGHLGAMGPLDAPTGPLIDLADQVRGFDLLIGGHTHALVNTMRPNGVLVVESLEYGRRFTRVRLVVDADTRRVVYKTADYHLPWNIGMAPDPAIQARLDELQAELAPILNQVVGRSKVAIPRADACGNPLGRTCESKIGNLVTDAMRFTYGVDFAITNSGGLRADLTRAGDVDAATGFFNIRRGYILEVLPFGNVVVTLQVNGAELKAILENGVSRMPAADGRFPQVSGLCFTYDIGAPAGSRVVGAVRQAADGSCTGPAVDFSAAATYTIAMNDFMASGGDGYPVLIGRAYTRELMDQVLEAYVQATSPVAPAIQGRIVCTGAGCPTVTP; encoded by the coding sequence ATGTTCACCCATTCCGCACGCTGGATGCGCAGGGCGATGGCGCTGGCGGCGGTGGCGATGATCCTGGTCGGGGCGGTCCCGACAGGGCCGGCCGCCCCGACCCCGCCGACCAAGCCCACGGTGGATCGCATCATCATCTTCGCCGCGGACGGGATGCGCCCGGACCTGATGGAGCGCTACGCCCGGGAAGGGTTGATGCCCACCTTCGCTGAGCTCCTGCACCGGGGCGCGGTGGGGGAGAACGGCCTGATCCAGGCCTTCCCGCCCAACACCGGCGTGGGCTGGTATACCCTGGCCACGGGCACCGGGCCCGGCGAGCACGGCTCCACCAACAACACCTTCCATCGCACCGGAGATGTGTTCACCGGCAGGACCTCCTTCGCGACCTTCGGCATCCTCCAGGCGGACACCTTGCTCCAGGCGGCGGAGCGGGCCGGCAAGAAGGTGGCCTCCGTGGAGTGGGTGGGCGCCCGCAACCTGAACCCACCTCTCCAGGGGCCGGTGGTGGATTTCCGCACCTTTTTCTCCATGCGGGGGGTCCTGGTGAACTATGATCTCCCCGGGCAGCCCGCCGGGGCCCAGGCCTTCGGTCTGGCTTATGAGCGGGTGGACCTCCGGCCGGCGGCGGGCTGGACGAACCTTCCCCCATCCTTCAGCCCGCCGATGGAGGCGGTGCTGGTGATCACCTCCACGGCGACCGCGGTGAACCCCCACCGGACGTATTACGTGCTGATCTACGACAGCACGGATGACGGACGAACCGATTACGATCGAGTGATCCTGGACACCGACAAGGATGCGAGCGTGGTGGCCGCGAACCTCCGGCAGGGGGAGTGGGCGGATATCAAGGTCTCCCTCACCGGCTCCCGCGCAGGCCAGACCGCCGGCTTCTACGTCAAGGTGATCGATCTGACGCCGGACCTCTCCCGCTTCCGCCTTTACTTCACCTCGGTGACCCGGATCAACGCTTCCTTCAACGCCCGGGGCGCGGAGGGCTCCCAGGCCTTCGAGGAGACCCTCGCGCGGGACTTCCCGACGGCCACGGCGGCGGATTTCGCACCGCTGGAGGCCGGGCTGGTGGATGAGGAGACTTATGTGGAGCAGGGACTGTTCTGGGAGGACGCCCACCATCGCATCCTGGAATACATCCTCACCGTCGCCCAGCCGGACACGGAGGTCCTCTTCCTGGGCTATCCCGTCACCGATGAGTTCTCCCACCAGTTCATGGCCCTGGTGACCCCCACGGCGCCCGACGGGACGCCGAACCCGGTCTACGACGATGCGGACCGGGATGGGATGCCCGATGGCCGGGTGGCGGTCCGGGAAGGCTTCATCCGCCGGGCCTATCAGGGGGCTGACGCCACCCTGGGGCTGGCCCGTCGCCGGATGCCCGGTGCCGCCGTCTTCGCCTCCTCCGACCACGGCTTCGCCCCCCAGTGGAAAGCGGTCAACGCCCGCCGCGTGCTGTATGAGGCCAGCGTGAAGGGCGTCTCCCTGCACGCCAGCGGCGCCACGGCCACCGGCAACTGCGGCGCGGCGACCACAGACCTGGCCAAGGCCTGCTGGGCCGGCGGGACGGTGCAGATCTACGTGAACCCCTCGTTGCCGTCCGGGATCACCTATGAGGATGTTCGTAACGCGGCCATCGAGGCCTTCGCCAACCTCCGGGATCCAGACCACCCCTCGGCGAAGGTGGTGGATCGCATCTTCAAGAAAGAGGAGCTCCGGAACCTCCCCGGCGGGGACTCCCTGCATCCGAACCGCAGCGGGGATGTGGTGGTGGTGCTCTTCCCGCCTTACCAGTTCGATGCCCCCACGCCGGGCGTGAAGATCGCCGACGCCCCCTTCTTCGGGCAGCACGGCTACATGCCGGACCTGGTGGATCTGGAGCATAACATCAATATGCGTGCTGTCTTCCTCGCTGCCGGTCCGGGCATCCGCCCCATGCGGATCTCCGGCGTGCGGGCCATCGACTTCGCGCCCACCATCGCCTTCTATCTGGGGATCCCTGGGCCGCGCAACGCCAGCGGGCGCATCCTTTATGAGCTCTTCGAGGGGCGGGGCCGCACCCATCACGATGTGAAATGGAAGGAGATCACCATCCTGACCGTCAACGACTTCCACGGCAACCTGTTGCCGCGGAGCGAGCGGGCGGACACGGTGGGGCCTTCCTTCTCCATCGGAGGCGCGGCCTTCCTGAAGGCGTGGTTCGACCGGTTCCGGGCGGAGGCGCGCGGGGAGACCCTCATCCTGGCCGCGGGGGACTCGGTGGGGGCCACCCCGCCCATCTCCAACTTCTTCGGGGACCGGCCGACGATTGAGATCTGGAACATGGTGGGGCTCCATGCGGATGTTCTGGGGAACCATGAGTTCGACCGTGGGGCCACCTATCTGCGCACGGTCCTGATCCCGCTGGCCCGGTATCCGTATCTCTCCGCGAACGTGGTGGATCAGAGCACGTTGCGCACCCCGTCGGAGTGGAAGCCGTCCTGGGTCTTCGAGGTCGATGGGGTGCCCATCGGCGTGATCGGCTTCACCACCCCGGATACCCCTCAGCTGGTCTTCCCCGGCCGGATGGAGAACTTCATCGTCACCGATCCCCTGCCGGCCATTCAGCGGGAGGCGGACCAGCTGCGCGCCCGTGGGGTCCGGGTGATCGTCGGGGTCGGGCATCTGGGCGCGATGGGCCCCCTGGATGCGCCGACCGGGCCGCTGATCGACCTGGCGGATCAGGTGCGGGGGTTCGACCTGCTGATCGGCGGCCACACCCACGCGCTCGTGAACACCATGCGGCCCAACGGGGTCCTGGTCGTCGAGAGCCTGGAATACGGGCGCCGCTTCACCCGGGTCCGGCTGGTGGTGGACGCGGACACGCGGCGTGTGGTCTACAAGACCGCTGATTATCACCTCCCGTGGAACATCGGCATGGCCCCCGATCCGGCCATCCAGGCCCGTCTGGATGAATTACAGGCGGAGCTCGCTCCTATCCTCAACCAGGTCGTCGGCCGCTCGAAGGTCGCCATCCCGCGGGCGGACGCCTGTGGCAACCCGCTGGGCCGCACCTGTGAGTCGAAGATCGGGAACCTGGTGACGGACGCCATGCGGTTCACGTATGGGGTGGATTTCGCCATCACCAACTCCGGGGGCCTGCGGGCGGATCTCACCCGGGCGGGCGATGTGGATGCGGCGACCGGGTTCTTCAACATCCGGCGGGGCTACATCCTGGAGGTGTTGCCCTTCGGCAACGTGGTGGTGACCCTTCAGGTCAACGGGGCGGAGCTCAAAGCCATCCTGGAGAACGGCGTCTCCCGCATGCCCGCCGCGGACGGCCGGTTCCCTCAGGTCTCGGGCCTGTGCTTCACCTATGACATCGGCGCGCCGGCCGGCAGCCGGGTGGTGGGCGCCGTGCGCCAGGCGGCGGATGGCTCCTGCACCGGCCCCGCTGTGGACTTCTCCGCCGCGGCGACCTACACCATTGCCATGAACGACTTCATGGCCTCGGGCGGGGATGGCTATCCGGTGCTGATCGGCCGGGCCTACACCCGTGAGCTGATGGACCAGGTCCTGGAGGCTTACGTTCAGGCCACCAGCCCGGTGGCCCCGGCCATCCAGGGCCGCATCGTCTGCACCGGGGCCGGCTGCCCAACCGTGACGCCGTAG
- a CDS encoding cytochrome ubiquinol oxidase subunit I, giving the protein MEYPVWVVPFLTAPMLIPLVAIPHVIVAQFAVGGGFLLADGVTWAYRHRRADVLAYLRDLARFFVLLTIVFGAVTGVGIWWTIGLTAPESTSALIHVFVFVWATEWVVFVLEIVSAFAFYYLWDRLRPREHMAMGWIYAASAWLSLVLITGITSFMLTTGRWTPERDFFTAFFNPSFLPQVLIRTGGSLAIAALWIGVHLSLRAPEPLREEMIPRFSRWAMAGMALILIGGLGYFAVLPDHARLNMVRAPLLLIMTALNFGATLIALAAFGLGHLRGGRWINPPEALLMLLIGAVAITSGEFLREGARKPYRIEGYIFSPGVRVAEVPTLQRDGLIAHSPWLQQYLQENLGLPEEALRDPARLPEPQKVQVGEALYNYHCAACHALDGYNGMRPLIQPWTPEIIADAVRHLHRTNPAMPPWLGNEAEREALIAYLVALQKGGP; this is encoded by the coding sequence ATGGAATATCCGGTCTGGGTGGTTCCCTTCCTCACGGCCCCCATGCTGATCCCCCTGGTGGCGATCCCCCATGTGATCGTTGCGCAGTTCGCCGTCGGGGGCGGCTTCCTCCTGGCGGACGGCGTGACGTGGGCCTACCGGCATCGTCGGGCGGACGTCCTGGCTTACCTGCGGGATCTCGCCCGCTTCTTCGTGCTGCTCACGATTGTCTTCGGGGCCGTCACCGGGGTGGGCATCTGGTGGACCATCGGGCTCACCGCGCCGGAGAGCACCAGCGCCCTCATCCACGTCTTCGTCTTCGTCTGGGCGACCGAATGGGTGGTCTTCGTCCTGGAGATCGTCTCCGCCTTCGCCTTTTATTACCTCTGGGATCGGCTGCGGCCCCGGGAGCATATGGCGATGGGCTGGATCTACGCCGCATCGGCCTGGCTCAGCCTGGTGCTCATCACCGGGATCACCTCCTTCATGCTCACGACGGGCCGCTGGACCCCGGAGCGGGATTTCTTCACGGCCTTCTTCAACCCGTCGTTCCTGCCCCAGGTGCTGATCCGGACCGGTGGGTCGCTGGCCATCGCCGCCTTGTGGATTGGGGTGCACCTCTCCCTTCGGGCCCCGGAGCCCTTGCGGGAGGAGATGATCCCCCGCTTCTCCCGCTGGGCCATGGCGGGCATGGCGCTCATCCTGATCGGCGGGCTCGGCTACTTCGCCGTGCTGCCGGATCACGCGCGGCTGAACATGGTCCGGGCGCCGCTGCTGCTGATCATGACCGCTTTGAATTTCGGAGCCACGCTGATCGCCCTGGCCGCCTTCGGCCTGGGCCACCTGCGGGGCGGCCGCTGGATCAACCCGCCGGAGGCGCTGCTGATGCTCCTCATCGGGGCGGTGGCCATCACCAGCGGGGAGTTCCTCCGGGAAGGAGCGCGCAAACCGTATCGCATTGAGGGCTATATTTTCTCCCCGGGCGTCCGCGTCGCAGAGGTCCCCACGTTGCAACGGGATGGCCTCATCGCCCATTCCCCCTGGCTGCAACAGTATCTGCAGGAGAACCTGGGGTTGCCGGAGGAGGCCCTGCGGGATCCGGCCCGCCTTCCGGAGCCCCAGAAGGTTCAGGTCGGGGAGGCCCTTTACAACTATCATTGCGCCGCGTGTCACGCCCTGGATGGCTACAACGGGATGCGCCCTCTGATCCAGCCCTGGACCCCGGAGATCATCGCCGATGCCGTCCGGCATCTGCATCGGACCAACCCGGCCATGCCGCCGTGGCTGGGGAACGAAGCGGAGCGGGAGGCCCTGATCGCTTATCTTGTCGCGTTGCAGAAAGGAGGGCCGTGA